The following proteins are encoded in a genomic region of Gammaproteobacteria bacterium:
- a CDS encoding pentapeptide repeat-containing protein → MHDSKEDPRRTGRTPPPRQVALLLTLALTLLAGGPAFAACDSPPGPGVIWTGCDKRNAALAGLDLRGAVLLRTDLSGADLTGTRLSGADLTLTKLRGATLRDVKAGDARFVSADLSGAQLQGAVLDGASLDRATLTGTVLAGATLRGAGLYQAEAAGADFGDAQMPKANLLQARLRGARLTNTNLEGANCKRASLEEANLTGAVLRHANLEEAQLLSADLTGADLSDAVLVKADLSDASLEGAILDRARWVDRRRCAAGSTGACR, encoded by the coding sequence ATGCACGACTCGAAAGAAGACCCGCGAAGAACCGGACGCACTCCACCCCCCCGGCAGGTCGCGCTGCTCCTGACACTTGCGCTGACGCTGCTCGCGGGAGGCCCGGCGTTCGCCGCCTGCGACAGCCCACCGGGACCCGGCGTCATCTGGACCGGCTGCGACAAGCGGAACGCCGCGCTCGCCGGGCTCGACCTGCGCGGGGCCGTGCTGCTGCGCACCGACCTCTCGGGCGCCGACCTGACGGGCACACGCCTGAGCGGCGCGGACCTGACGCTCACCAAGCTCCGGGGCGCGACCCTGCGGGACGTCAAGGCCGGCGACGCGCGCTTCGTCAGCGCGGACCTCTCCGGTGCCCAGCTGCAGGGAGCGGTCCTCGACGGGGCGAGCCTCGACAGGGCCACGCTGACGGGGACCGTGCTCGCCGGCGCCACCCTGCGCGGCGCAGGGCTCTACCAGGCCGAGGCGGCCGGGGCTGACTTCGGCGACGCCCAGATGCCCAAGGCCAACCTGCTCCAGGCCCGGCTGCGGGGGGCCCGGCTCACGAACACCAACCTCGAGGGGGCGAACTGCAAGCGGGCTTCCCTCGAGGAGGCCAATCTCACCGGTGCCGTGCTGCGGCACGCCAACCTGGAGGAAGCACAGCTGCTCTCCGCTGACCTCACCGGAGCGGACCTGAGCGACGCGGTGCTGGTGAAGGCGGACCTCAGCGACGCAAGCCTGGAGGGCGCCATTCTCGACCGCGCCCGCTGGGTCGACCGCCGGCGCTGCGCCGCCGGGTCCACCGGGGCCTGCCGGTAG